From Vicia villosa cultivar HV-30 ecotype Madison, WI unplaced genomic scaffold, Vvil1.0 ctg.000691F_1_1, whole genome shotgun sequence:
CTTAATAGCAAGTGTGTATAATCTCTGACTGTCGTATATTAAGGCTATAGTGAGTGTTATGCTTTTTAAAGTGTAAAGAATGTGAATTACTTGGAGTTTGTCTCTACTCTGAGATAGGAGATGTATTTATAAGGATCTTTAGGACCTAGGGTTTGAGTCAcctttagtgacgtcaaatgctATCTTCCTGTCTAGAGGAGTTATTGATCACATACATTTCAGGAGTTAGTGTAGACTGCTTCTTTCTTGACTCACACGTCAGGATTTCCTTTAAGCAGATCTTCGGATCATCGTCCGAGCGATAGAACTTTTGGATGAAGACGCTCCGGTTTAGGACTTTCACAAATATAACATTTcatactcaatatcaattttttaaaatagaacaataagttaaaatttaataaattattttataatgatGTGATTTAATAGATCTCACAAATAACCCAAAAATAAATTGTTTCGGTGATTGGTCGTTCtaaattctttattttattttataaaatatctcAACTCATTTTTGTTGTGCTGGAAAACTCAGACTAATTACTAAATCTAGGTTGGTGCATAACAAAAAAACCGATCTAAAAATGTACAAAATTGTTTACAGCCATCCATCATGCTTATGATTCAATCAATTTTTTTGAAAGTTTCGTATCATAATGACACATACAATTGTGGTATCTTCCTGTCATGTCATGTCGATATCTGTCTACAAAGTACTAAGTACAGGACTGTTGCTTTATTGTTTTTGTTCAATTATTGATTATCATTTacatacattttttataattttaacttCAATAACCCAACTCTTTAAATTTATCGAATTATTAAGTTACTATAAGTTTAGCTCTCACATGAAATATTTagaagttttaaaattttaatttatatcttactttttataaatatttttattttaattatctaataaaaattattactttttatataatttaattaattttaatctatTTCAATAATTTATTAATACATATCATTCATGATATATTTTACTCTAATAATACATttaatttttctaaattaaaaataaacttcacTCAATTTTAGTTTCAACTCTTAAACTTTACTATGATATTGTCaataaagtattttttttatgggattaattgttatgcattgtccgtataaaaaaatttatatggtcaatccatcacaatcatttataattattattttatatataaataaaataaaaatcaaacatgaTTAAAGATCTGACGGTGACGATTCACTgttagtgtaaaaatattttacattgtcGATGTAttgcaattaaatttatttttattgaaaaaactcCAAAATCTTAAATTGATGAGATATAATTTTGAAAGAGTTCATATGAAGTTAAATCATATAAATTGATTTTGCAAGAATAAGTTAGATCAAACTTTAACTCTATAAAATTTGAAGAGTTTATATATTGTAATgaatcatatcaaattctaattttaacaaaaaagttaagcctagaattttttaaaaacacatttaattaaatagattaaatttaaactattaaaaaaatcttTGAAATTTTATAAGTTGATTTATACATAAATATCTATTAGAAAATAgactaaatatttatataaaagacCTTATATATGTAAAATAATAGATAAAATAGATTATATAAAAGCGTTAATGTGGATCAAACTTTTAAATTGGTTTTTAAGTTAGGTTAGActtttaaaaatgtcaaaaaaaaaaattatattaggtTATATGTGAAATTCAAGCCTTAAAAATTAATTAagccaaattttaattttaatatttcaaaatcacTAATTATTGTAttgaattaaatatattaattaatcattCTTATAAAACTAGTAACTTATAACTTTGAATTCTAACTCGCAATTATAATTGtacatttttataatattaacttgtaaaatataaataaataaataaataactgattttataaattttagtcacgttttatttttaattaatgtgGGGATATAAATAGTTAATGTTTCTGatcattttaatataattttaaatttttatattaaaccTAACTCATTCTTTAACATAATATCCCATTAATCATTTTACAAATAGCTTAACTAATGTAGTACTAGTGTACCTATCTAGAGACAAATTAACTAAAAACACAACATATATTTAGAACTTTCCAACACATAACCAAAGACAAACATCATTACAAGCTAATGGCagcctacaaaaaaaaaaagtattcacAACCTAAATTCCAACTTCATGTAGTAAACATtcttgaagttgttgagaaaatTCCATAAATTCAAGCAccctcaaaccaaaaaaaaataaaaagtactaAATCACATGAGTTTGTTGATTCTCTTCCCTATTTTGTGAATCTAAACTCAACAATGTCTCTTCAATCTCTAATGAAGAATTAGGTAACTTgcatttcattttctttaactCCTCATTTGAACAAATGAATATCTTTTTCACCATGTTGCAAAATTCCCTGCACAAAAAAAAAATGTGACACATGACATAATGAAACATGTCATAATCAAACATGTATATCATCATTCAAATttcatgtatgtatgtatgtatttaTGTATGCATGTTACTTACTGCCATGGATCATCACCAACAAGCATCATGTCATTTTCATTATCAGTGAAAGTAACTCTCCATTTGTTTTGTGACCTTAACTCTCCTTTAATATCAAACAGTTTCTCAACTTCATCAATGAGTTCATCATAACCACTCAACATGCTCAAATCGAGTGCGCGACCAACCGCTACACCTTGCATTTGCACCTTTTcgaaaaaagataaaataatttaatcgtAAATCGCCAATTTACTCGTTGAAATTGTACAAGACTTGAACAAACGTGACCAGACAGACATTTAGTCCGTAAAGTTAAGGCAATTTTTACATTATTTGAGgctgaagaagaaaaagaaatgtacCTTAGTCCTTGTTCTCATGGAAGGTACATTGGCCAGCTTGTTCTGCCATTCATTTGTTGATGTATCAGAAATAATTTTCTTCTGCTGCCCTTTGGAGGACAGTGAATAGTTGGGACTCTGAGCCTTTTCAGTTTCACATGCATTTGTAAGGATGATAGATTCTTTGGGACCACTTGTAGTAACTATGGTTAATTTTGGAAATCCGTGTTCTTTCGGTAAACAAGAATTAACAATGTTGTTtggtttgttgttgttatttaagTTTACTCCGAATAACCAACAGTCTAGAGGATTTGTGTTCTTTTTCGCGTCTTCGCCTCGTTGATGATCGCATGTGGGGCCGTTGAGGCCATTGCTCGGTATAGATGCAATGTTTATGTTGGCGTAAGGGTTTGAAGTGAGACTCAAATGTGGTGAATTAGGCCAAATTGCTTCCGTCGTGACTCTAGAGGTTATAATCGGATTCTCCTTGGTTTGGACTTCGGAGGGACCGGATATTTGATTAAGCTCGTGGACTTGGGACGATTTTGGATACCAAAAACCTGAATAAGTTATAGGATCAAGTTAAAGTTCGAGGTTCGAACTTTGGTGAACGAGAAAATACTAACGTAACAACATTTAGAGAAGTAGTCAAAATAATGTTTTTGTACCGGAAGATGAAACGTCGGCAGGTCGGGATCTTTTGCTCTTGGCTGATGTTTGAGTGACATTCAAAGGAGGAGAAACTATGAAAGGTTCTATCTCCCATGAAGAAACTCTATCTGGTCTTGGAATTGTTGCTGGCTCATCCCATTGAACCTAAGCGGCAAAGAAAAATTTATCGATGAAATGGAGATAATGCGATTAATCGAAAAAGAGATGAAGATGGGGAGTTTAGAGTAAAATTTAACCTTCAATGACCTCCAATGAGAATTTGACCATCCTGCAGACAAATCTCCAACACCAACAATAGTGCCAGAAAATCTGACCAGATAATCAGATAGTAATAAGCACTTATGTAATTAGTGTTTATCCAAACAGGACCTAAATGTTAACTAGAATACTACCTTCTTTCAGGTGTGTCTTCTCCTTCGAATCTCATCTTGAATCTCATGCCAACGGAAAACTTACTATTGTTGATGGCCTCCAAATACTTGTTCAAGCCAACGATAAATTGACTAGTCCTGGAAATGTTCAAGACGAAGTTAAAAGCTGCGTAAACAGTCAAATCCTAAGCTAATAATGGTAtttgaaacaaaataaagaaaaaactacACACCTTGGTTTGTAATAAACGACGAACATGGTACGAGTCATAACAGCATGCGAAGCAGTGGCGAGAACTCCAAGATGCATGCTTTGGCTTGATATCACAGATGAAGGCATGGGATTGTGCTGCTTAGCCATGCGCCTAACACCAACTCTCAGTTGCCCGTGTTCTCCCCTGACACGAACGACAAGTCAAGACCCAAACTCAAATACCACATTTAGCAGCTTAAAACATCGAGAGCATCAAAACTTGAATGAATACCTTAGAAAAACAAAGGCGTCTCCGGCGACCAATCTTTTGGTTGCGACAAAAGTACTCCAACCAGTTGTAAGCAAGTGTCGTCTTGGTTGGCCTAATCACAATAGTGGAAGAATATAAAAAAGCATGTCACAACCATTTCACTTTCAATGCAAATCATAGTATTCGTCCATTCAATAATTTGAATATGCGATTAGAAAGGTTCAATCGAAATTACCTCTATATATGTGCTTAAATTTCCACTCAAATCCATGAAGATCCTTTGCAGCTAACTCCTGAGTAGGAGTTGCTTGTGTCATGTCCTACAAATTTACGAAAAGATAACATTCAAAATTAAGAAAACCGAAAAAAACCGGCTACATAATGAAAAAGAAACTCAGTAAGGTAACTAACTACCAATGG
This genomic window contains:
- the LOC131630529 gene encoding auxin response factor 18, whose product is MAHLECNLRGPGISQQEKGVKNDLYEELWKLCAGPLVDVPNTGDRVFYFPQGHMEQLQASTDQELNQEIPHFNLPSKILCRVVNIQLLAEQETDEVYACVALLPESDQTEPAEPDPNPPESPKQKFHSFCKILTASDTSTHGGFSVLRKHATECLPPLDMTQATPTQELAAKDLHGFEWKFKHIYRGQPRRHLLTTGWSTFVATKRLVAGDAFVFLRGEHGQLRVGVRRMAKQHNPMPSSVISSQSMHLGVLATASHAVMTRTMFVVYYKPRTSQFIVGLNKYLEAINNSKFSVGMRFKMRFEGEDTPERRFSGTIVGVGDLSAGWSNSHWRSLKVQWDEPATIPRPDRVSSWEIEPFIVSPPLNVTQTSAKSKRSRPADVSSSGFWYPKSSQVHELNQISGPSEVQTKENPIITSRVTTEAIWPNSPHLSLTSNPYANINIASIPSNGLNGPTCDHQRGEDAKKNTNPLDCWLFGVNLNNNNKPNNIVNSCLPKEHGFPKLTIVTTSGPKESIILTNACETEKAQSPNYSLSSKGQQKKIISDTSTNEWQNKLANVPSMRTRTKVQMQGVAVGRALDLSMLSGYDELIDEVEKLFDIKGELRSQNKWRVTFTDNENDMMLVGDDPWQEFCNMVKKIFICSNEELKKMKCKLPNSSLEIEETLLSLDSQNREENQQTHVI